A DNA window from Calliphora vicina chromosome 1, idCalVici1.1, whole genome shotgun sequence contains the following coding sequences:
- the Ir85a gene encoding uncharacterized protein Ir85a, translated as MYLIMVLRDISQSVKLNFIRRRSASKHLTFIILMIEDPLSVTEKWLYSVFENFWNMRILNVAVIYYHAEKLNIYRYDPFLHRLFPQTATDHRHHNLTIRDIFPRTLLNMRGKPLRMCMYEDGIRSMYDKRGVLMGSDGLMSSYLAERLNATRIINWVKPYGNASISRDICFREIVEEIDDVALNIRFLSLESFYKRAEYTVVHSRDDLCVMVPKAKIASSFWNLFRSFNMGVWFLILTTLIFACGFCLFNYRKICSNSMVILQLYACIMAMPFLKLYRPTSLRIFFCVWLVFGMLISAAFKGNLTGNLVDRQYLPDVNTIKDLAESPYPVALVPRHLKHMHRYIDSKNMYGVLLKDKLVEVPDLQFHYLIKTNNLSYAYLLKYHVSVFRVNSRKHSKKGRPLFHVMKQCIVPFHAVYIVPYGSPYLGFINTLMRKALEFGLINYWDRLMNAAFRSSRRSIARNRRNDDDEPVVLKLYHYQAVFCFLFVGLAMSTACFLFEVLSTQEFRQKFRSFYAFLNLEL; from the coding sequence ATGTATTTAATAATGGTTTTACGTGACATCTCGCAAAGTGTTAAGCTAAATTTCATACGCAGAAGATCGGCCTCCAAACATTTAACCTTCATCATCTTAATGATAGAGGATCCGCTGTCCGTAACAGAGAAGTGGCTGTACAGTGTCTTTGAAAACTTTTGGAATATGCGTATTCTGAATGTGGCCGTCATCTATTATCATGCAgagaaattaaacatttatcgtTATGATCCTTTTCTGCACAGGCTCTTTCCGCAAACAGCTACGGATCACCGACATCATAATCTAACAATAAGAGACATTTTCCCACGAACCCTATTGAATATGAGAGGAAAGCCATTGCGCATGTGCATGTATGAAGATGGCATACGTTCTATGTATGATAAGCGTGGCGTGTTAATGGGATCGGATGGTCTGATGTCCAGTTATTTGGCGGAACGTTTAAATGCTACACGCATTATTAATTGGGTGAAACCTTATGGCAATGCCTCGATCAGTAGAGATATCTGCTTTAGAGAAATTGTAGAGGAAATAGATGATGTTGCATTAAATATTAGATTCTTATCGTTGGAATCTTTCTACAAGAGAGCTGAGTATACTGTTGTTCACAGTCGTGATGATTTGTGTGTCATGGTGCCGAAAGCTAAAATAGCTTCCTCATTTTGGAATCTATTTCGCTCATTTAATATGGGAGTTTGGTTTTTGATTCTAACTACTTTAATATTTGCCTGTGGATTTTGTCTATTTAATTATCGTAAAATATGCTCCAATAGTATGGTTATATTGCAGCTGTATGCCTGCATAATGGCGATGCCATTTCTGAAGCTATACCGACCGACCTCATTACGTATCTTCTTTTGTGTTTGGCTGGTGTTTGGCATGCTGATATCGGCTGCTTTTAAAGGCAACCTCACGGGCAACTTGGTGGATCGTCAATATCTACCCGATGTTAATACCATCAAGGACTTGGCCGAGTCACCCTATCCAGTGGCTCTAGTGCCACGTCATCTTAAACACATGCACCGCTACATAGACTCTAAGAATATGTATGGAGTCCTATTGAAAGACAAACTGGTAGAGGTACCCGATTTacaatttcattatttgataaaaactaacaatttgTCCTACGCCTATTTGCTTAAGTATCATGTATCCGTATTTCGTGTAAACTCAAGAAAGCACTCCAAAAAGGGTCGACCACTTTTCCATGTTATGAAGCAGTGTATTGTTCCATTTCATGCTGTTTATATTGTTCCCTATGGATCACCATATTTGGGTTTTATTAATACGTTGATGCGTAAGGCCCTGGAATTTGGTTTAATCAACTATTGGGACCGTTTGATGAATGCAGCTTTTCGCAGCTCAAGAAGAAGTATTGCACGAAATAGACGTAATGACGACGATGAGCCTGTAGTTCTCAAGTTGTATCATTATCAGGCggtattttgttttctgtttgtgGGTTTGGCCATGTCAACGGCATGTTTTCTTTTTGAAGTCTTGAGCACGCAGGAGTTTAGACAGAAATTTAGAagtttttatgcatttttaaacTTAGAGCTTTAA